A section of the Candidatus Thioglobus autotrophicus genome encodes:
- the folA gene encoding type 3 dihydrofolate reductase, with translation MRLSIIVAMDDNQLIGKDNALPWHLPADLGYFKKTTTGKTVLMGRKTYESIGFALPNRRNVIVSRNAGFSAEGCEVVDSIERALDLAKGDEEVMIMGGASFYEQMLPSVDRLYITQIAGSYQGDAYFPKFDRSNFVESFRESHQPDEKNQHTYHFTILDRK, from the coding sequence ATGCGCTTATCAATTATTGTGGCAATGGATGATAATCAGTTGATTGGTAAGGATAATGCCTTGCCCTGGCATTTGCCAGCTGATTTAGGTTATTTTAAAAAAACCACCACCGGTAAAACCGTACTTATGGGGCGTAAAACTTATGAATCCATTGGCTTTGCCTTGCCTAATCGTCGCAATGTCATTGTTAGTCGCAATGCTGGTTTTAGTGCTGAGGGGTGTGAAGTGGTAGATAGTATTGAGCGCGCACTTGATCTGGCCAAAGGTGATGAGGAAGTGATGATTATGGGCGGCGCTTCTTTTTATGAGCAGATGTTGCCGAGTGTTGATCGTTTGTATATTACTCAAATCGCAGGCTCTTATCAGGGCGACGCCTATTTCCCTAAGTTTGATCGTAGTAATTTTGTGGAAAGTTTTAGAGAGTCGCATCAGCCAGATGAAAAAAATCAGCATACTTATCATTTTACAATTCTGGATAGAAAGTAA
- a CDS encoding DUF6726 family protein, translated as MLFKTFALLLSALMLSSCVLTKVVTVPMRVGGAVISIIPVVGESIDEAIDEAADVIDTIPI; from the coding sequence ATGCTATTTAAAACATTCGCTTTATTGTTATCAGCTCTGATGCTATCAAGCTGCGTACTAACCAAAGTCGTTACTGTGCCTATGCGCGTCGGTGGCGCGGTGATTTCTATTATCCCAGTGGTGGGTGAGAGTATTGACGAGGCTATTGATGAAGCGGCTGATGTGATTGACACGATACCGATTTAG
- a CDS encoding Maf family protein, with product MALILASSSPFRQTLLNKLGLEFSVVSPNVDESRKPEETPEQLVYRLAQDKAREVAKSHDGLIIASDQVATLPGALATDEKILGKPHTHENAIKQLSSCSGNIVTFRTSLCLLNTNSGNIQTLVENFKVVFKDLSSAQIDNYLKKEQPYNCAGSFKSEGLGIGLFSRLEGNDPNTLIGLPLIQLIKFLENEGIDILSSKA from the coding sequence GTGGCATTAATTCTCGCTTCATCTTCTCCTTTTCGTCAAACACTACTTAATAAGCTAGGTCTTGAATTTTCAGTCGTGTCTCCCAATGTAGATGAATCCAGAAAACCAGAGGAGACACCAGAGCAATTAGTTTATCGATTGGCACAGGACAAGGCTCGCGAAGTGGCTAAATCTCATGACGGGCTCATTATTGCCTCTGATCAAGTGGCCACGTTGCCCGGTGCCTTGGCGACAGATGAGAAAATACTGGGTAAGCCCCATACCCATGAAAATGCCATTAAACAGTTAAGTTCTTGTTCTGGTAATATCGTGACTTTTAGAACTAGTTTATGTCTTTTAAATACAAATAGCGGAAATATACAAACCCTTGTTGAAAACTTTAAAGTTGTTTTTAAAGATTTAAGCAGTGCACAAATCGACAATTATCTTAAAAAAGAACAGCCTTATAATTGTGCGGGCAGCTTCAAATCAGAGGGCTTGGGTATTGGTTTGTTTAGTCGTCTAGAGGGCAACGATCCCAATACTTTAATTGGTCTGCCGCTCATTCAGCTCATTAAATTCTTGGAAAATGAAGGCATCGATATTCTTAGCTCAAAAGCCTAG